Proteins encoded together in one Miscanthus floridulus cultivar M001 chromosome 16, ASM1932011v1, whole genome shotgun sequence window:
- the LOC136511560 gene encoding cyclin-P3-1-like: MTMESPTTAAGDELESYLSLGLTVSHSQKDNAEFPKVLLLLSAYLDKKVQQNEELLDSSKIKESTTIFHGQRVPELSIKLYAERIFKYAKCSPSCFVLGLIYMERYLQQPNIYMTSFSVHRLLIASVVVAAKFIDDAFFNNAYYGRVGGITTREMNILELDLLFSLDFRLKVDIETFGSYCLQLEKEALVLVLERPIQVQAANVTKHLICNSSADETCKHELVRRRYSSQAVHGCSW, encoded by the exons ATGACAATGGAGTCACCTACAACTGCCGCTGGTGATGAACTGGAGAGCTACTTGTCCTTGGGTTTGACAGTATCCCACTCACAGAAAGATAATGCTGAATTTCCAAAGGTTCTGCTGCTTCTCTCAGCATATCTTGACAAGAAGGTTCAGCAGAATGAAGAGTTACTAGATTCAAGTAAAATAAAGGAATCAACCACTATCTTTCATGGTCAGAGGGTGCCTGAACTTAGTATAAAGCTCTATGCAGAACGCATTTTCAAGTATGCAAAGTGCAGCCCATCTTGCTTTGTGTTGGGACTTATCTACATGGAGAGATATCTACAGCAACCAAACATTTACATGACGTCATTTAGTGTCCATCGCTTGCTTATTGCAAGTGTTGTTGTTGCTGCCAAATTCATAGATGATGC GTTTTTCAACAATGCATACTACGGGAGAGTTGGAGGAATTACCACAAGAGAGATGAATATACTTGAACTGGATTTGTTGTTCAGTCTGGACTTCAGGCTCAAAGTGGATATAGAGACTTTCGGAAGCTACTGCTTGCAGTTGGAGAAGGAAGCACTGGTTCTTGTTTTGGAGAGACCAATTCAGGTCCAAGCAGCCAACGTGACGAAACACTTGATTTGTAACAGCAGTGCCGATGAGACTTGCAAACACGAGCTCGTGCGGAGAAGGTACAGCAGTCAGGCTGTCCATGGTTGTAGCTGGTAA
- the LOC136511559 gene encoding kinesin-like protein KIN-14J, translated as MEPDPVAAGASSSPPPPPSDHQIAAMEPDPVAAVASSSPPPSPAPATSPPSSPAPAASPPRQTRDDDERGAVECADLGGDLNPALPPSPQQDTVEDAAVSSEVEPKKEAMAGVGEALRSFMEEFGGPGEDSIILSPRLKEISTPDRPAALHFLGEKYNNLMERYKKLVVKCSEECEPRYNGLKKKYTDECAERRRLYNELIELRGNIRVFCRCRPLSSDEVTRGCLSVVEIDPEQETELQFVPNEKERKPFKFDHVFGPEDDQEAVFSETVPVVRSVMDGFDVCIFAYGQTGTGKTFTMEGIPENRGVNYRALEELFRMSEKRSASVTYTFSVSILEVYNEKIRDLLDESNDQSKRLDIKQNADGIQEVHGLVEAPVYNIDGVWEKLKFGAQNRSVGSTNANELSSRSHSLVRVTVRSENLVTYQRSRSHMWLVDLAGSERIAKTGVEGDRLKESQFINKSLSALGDVISALASKNSHIPYRNSKLTHLLQSSLGRDCKTLMFVQISPSSMDSGETLSSLNFASRVRSVEHGPARKQVDPAETLKFKQMTEKLRHEEKENAQLNQRLQLMQLKHASRENVFRTLNEKVKDAEQACRNYQQRIRELENELGNEKRASRDSARSSRPPLVPTRQRQPQGRNNSYVPPSGPSRWRLKAPTINNKENIPVAMKKPNPVDDPNKAVGRARRVSLTPVMRQIPIQPKRRSSMAILPSVREHFSVLNEKRGGSRLPRASVATFGVNLVPGTPLAGHGGPVYATPDGAKYRRFDLGSSSKFTSPPPNVGMWNKMVTPQQKLGMAPAGGPANAAKLCFSIQKRVTPPRVRATSGLGIFDAALRENMAVGITGKARRVLNAKRRQSVL; from the exons ATGGAGCCGGATCCGGTCGCCGCGGGGGcatcctcctcgccgccgccgccgccctccgatCACCAGATCGCAGCGATGGAGCCGGATCCGGTCGCCGCGGTGGcatcctcctcgccgccgccctcaCCAGCGCCGGCCACGTCCCCACCGTCCTCGCCAGCGCCGGCCGCGTCCCCGCCGCGGCAAACGCGAG ATGACGATGAGCGGGGAGCAGTGGAGTGCGCGGATCTCGGGGGAGACCTGAATCCCGCGCTGCCGCCGTCGCCTCAGCAGGATACAG TTGAGGACGCCGCGGTGAGCAGCGAGGTGGAGCCAAAGAAGGAGGCGATGGCAGGAGTAGGGGAGGCTCTCCGCAGCTTCATGGAG GAGTTTGGGGGTCCAGGAGAGGACTCTATTATCTTGTCACCGCGGCTGAAGGAGATTAGTACTCCTGATCGCCCAGCTGCCCTCCACTTCCTAG GGGAGAAGTATAACAACCTCATGGAGAGATACAAGAAGCTGGTGGTCAAGTGTTCTGAGGAGTGTGAGCCCAGATATAATggcctgaagaagaagtacacAGACGAGTGTGCAGAGAGGCGGCGTCTGTACAATGAGCTTATTGAGCTAAGAGGTAACATTAGGGTGTTCTGCAGATGCAGACCTCTGAGCTCCGATGAGGTCACCCGTGGGTGTTTATCTGTGGTTGAGATTGACCCAGAACAGGAGACCGAGCTGCAGTTTGTCCCTAATGAAAAAGAAAGGAAGCCCTTTAAGTTCGACCATGTTTTTGGCCCAGAGGATGACCAAG AGGCCGTGTTTTCAGAAACAGTGCCCGTTGTTAGATCAGTGATGGATGGTTTCGACGTATGCATCTTTGCATATGGGCAAACAGGAACCGGGAAAACTTTCACAATGGAAGGGATTCCAGAAAATAGAGGTGTAAATTATAGGGCTTTGGAAGAACTGTTCAGAATGTCAGAGAAAAGAAGTGCATCTGTTACATACACATTTTCTGTAAGCATCTTGGAAGTTTACAACGAAAAGATCAGAGATCTTCTTGATGAGAGCAATGATCAATCAAAAAG GTTGGATATTAAGCAAAATGCTGATGGAATACAAGAAGTTCATGGTTTAGTTGAGGCTCCAGTTTATAACATAGATGGTGTTTGGGAGAAACTCAAGTTTGGTGCTCAAAATAGATCTGTTGGCTCAACCAATGCTAATGAACTCAGCAGCCGCTCCCACAG TTTGGTTAGGGTCACTGTTAGGAGCGAGAATTTGGTGACTTATCAGAGGAGCAGAAGCCACATGTGGCTGGTTGATCTTGCTGGAAGTGAGAGAATAGCTAAAACTGGGGTAGAAGGAGATAGGCTGAAAGAATCACAGTTCATCAACAAATCACTATCTGCCTTGGGTGATGTTATATCTGCCCTTGCCTCAAAAAATTCCCATATTCCATACAG GAATTCCAAGTTGACTCATTTGCTCCAAAGCTCTTTAG GCAGAGATTGCAAGACACTAATGTTTGTGCAGATAAGTCCAAGCTCTATGGATTCAGGAGAAACTCTCAGTTCACTCAATTTTGCGAGTAGAGTTCGGTCTGTAGAACATGGCCCTGCTCGTAAGCAAGTTGATCCAGCCGAAACTTTGAAGTTCAAGCAGATG ACTGAAAAACTTCGGCATGAGGAAAAGGAAAATGCACAGCTGAATCAACGCTTGCAGCTGATGCAGCTCAAGCATGCTTCTCGTGAGAATGTCTTCAGGACACTAAATGAAAAG GTGAAGGATGCTGAACAAGCATGCAGAAATTATCAGCAACGG ATTAGAGAGCTGGAAAATGAATTAGGTAATGAGAAGAGGGCTTCTAGGGATTCTGCTAGATCCTCGAGGCCGCCACTTGTTCCAACGAGACAGAGACAACCTCAGGGAAGGAATAACAGCTACGTACCACCTTCAGGCCCTTCTAGATGGAGGCTCAAAGCCCCCACAATTAACAACAAAGAGAACATTCCTGTGGCGATGAAGAAACCAAATCCTGTGGATGATCCTAATAAGGCTGTTGGCAGAGCAAGGCGCGTTTCACTTACCCCGGTGATGCGACAAATCCCCATCCAGCCCAAGAGGCGATCTTCGATGGCAATACTACCTTCTGTGAGGGAGCATTTTTCTGTGCTAAACGAGAAGAGAGGAGGGTCTCGACTGCCAAGAGCATCAGTCGCGACATTTGGTGTGAATTTGGTTCCAGGAACACCCCTAGCAGGACATGGTGGACCTGTTTATGCTACCCCAGATGGAGCAAAGTACAGGAGATTTGATTTAGGAAGCAGCAGCAAGTTCACAAGCCCTCCTCCAAATGTCGGCATGTGGAACAAAATGGTCACACCGCAGCAGAAGCTGGGAATGGCACCGGCAGGAGGTCCTGCAAACGCAGCGAAGCTGTGCTTCAGCATCCAGAAAAGAGTTACGCCTCCACGTGTTCGGGCAACTTCTGGTTTAGGCATCTTCGACGCAGCTCTGCGTGAGAATATGGCTGTGGGGATAACCGGCAAAGCGCGGCGGGTACTCAACGCCAAGAGAAGACAATCTGTCCTCTAA